A window of Natronolimnobius sp. AArcel1 contains these coding sequences:
- a CDS encoding lasso RiPP family leader peptide-containing protein translates to MSDSTSPRYEPPALTAYGTVETLTQNDKIGDSEDAVTEATADVGSVITGSIV, encoded by the coding sequence ATGTCAGACAGCACATCACCACGGTACGAACCGCCAGCATTGACCGCGTACGGAACGGTTGAAACGCTCACCCAGAACGATAAGATTGGAGACAGTGAAGATGCAGTGACTGAGGCAACGGCCGATGTCGGCTCAGTTATCACTGGCTCGATCGTCTAA